One Paenibacillus sp. SYP-B4298 genomic window, TGAGACGTCGCTCAAGGAATGGAATCTGAACATGAACGTGCTGGGCACCGGATACTTCCTCGTGGCGCGCGAAGCGTTCAAGCAGATGAAGGCGCAGGCGATCGGCGGCAATATGGTATTCATCGGCTCCAAGAACTCGGTCTATGCCGGCAAGAACGCCAGTGCCTATAGTGCAGCCAAAGCGCTGGAGGCGCATCTGGCTCGGTGCATCGCGGCTGAGGGCGGGGAGCTGGGCATCCGTGTCAATACGATCCTGCCGGATGCGATCCTGCAAGGCTCGGCGATCTGGAATTCCAACTGGCGCAACGAGCGCGCGGCGGCTTACGGCATTGAGCCGGATCAACTGGAGGAATACTATCGCAAGAGAACGACGCTGCTGGTGAACATTTTCCCAAGAGATATCGCAGAGGGCATTGCATTTTTCGCTTCGTCGCGTGCGGACAAAACAACGGGCTGCATGCTGACGATTGACGGCGGTGTGCCGGCGGCATTTACAAGATAATCTATGATGGAGGGGATGCAGGTGCAAGCCAAAGGTGTTAAGCTATGGGTCATACCCGATTGTTACATTCCGGAGGTCAGCTCCGGCGAGCTGGAAAGCCATGAATCCATCTGTGTGCTGAATTGCAGCCCGGAGGATGCGCTGCTGCACATCACCATATATTTCGAAGACAGGGAGCCTCTTGAGAGGATTCCTGTCTACGTCCCCGCCAGACGGACGAAGCATATTCGCACCAGCTCGCTCAAGAAGGAGGATCAGACGATCCCCAAGGGCGTGCCCTATGCGGCTGAGGTGGAGAGCGACATCCCGGTCTATGTGCAATACAGTCGCCTTGACTCGACACAGGCGGAAAATGCGCTCATGACGACGATGGCCTTTCCCATCTCCTAACTGACCTGAACGAATATCGCAAATGACATTCTCTTATACCAAAGGAGACCCGATCAAGATGACGGATAAAGCGTATACATTATTTGAAGAGCAGCAACAAGCGCGCGGCATTAACCTGGAGGACGTCAAAGCAGCGATCAAGGGGCTGAAGATCGAGACCCCGTCCTGGGGCTACGGCGACTCGGGCACACGCTTCAAGGTATTTCAGAAAAACGGCGTGCCGCGCAGTCCGTTCGAGAAATTCGAGGATGCGGCCCAGGTGCATCGCTACACTGGCGCTTGTCCTGCCGTTGCCATCCACATCCCGTGGGACAAAACCGAGGACTATGGCAAGCTGCGCAGCCATGCAGAAAGTCTTGGCGTGACGATCGGTGCGGTCAACCCGAACTTGTTCCAGGAGGACGAGTACATGCTGGGCAGCGTGACGCATACGGATGCCGCCGTGCGCCGCAAGGCGACCGAGCATCTGCTGGAATGTGTGGACATTGCCAAGGAAACCGGCTCGCGCGACTTGAGCCTATGGTTTGCGGACGGCACCAACTATCCAGGTCAGGGCCATATTCGCCAACGGAAAGCGTGGATGCGCGAGGCGCTCGCTGAGATGTACAAGGCGCTGACGCCGCAAATGCGGATGCTGATCGAGTACAAGACATTTGAGCCGGCCTTCTACCATACTGATCTGGCGGATTGGGGAATGGCGCTCAGCCTGGCGAACAAGCTTGGGCCGCAGGCGCAGGTGCTGGTCGATACAGGTCATCATGCGCAGGGGATCAACGTGGAGCATATTGTGGCATTCCTGATCGATGAGCATAATCTGGGCGGATTTCATTTCAATGCGCGTAAATATGCGGATGATGATCTGATCGTTGGTACGATGAATCCACATGAGCTGTTCCTGATCTTCTACCAGATCATTGAAGCGTCCCGCGATAGCGACGCGGCTATCCGCGAGACGGTAGGCAACATCGCCTACATGATCGATCAATCCCATAATATCGAGCGCAAAATTCCGGCTATGATTCGTTCGATCATGAACGTGCAGACGCAATTTGCCAAGGCGCAGTTGATCAATCTGGATGAGGTGCGCGAGGCGCAGCTTGCCGGGGATGTGCTGGCGGCTGAGGATGCGGTGCGCCGCGCATTCGAGTTCGATGTGACACCGCTCTTGCATGCGGTGCGCGAGGAGATCGGCGTGCCGGTAGATCCGATGAAGGCTTATCTTGCGAGCGGCTATGAGGCATCGATTGCTCATCGTGGCAAGGGCGGTGCCTCCTGGTGAGTGTGCTGGCCTTCGACCTTGGAGCGAGCAGCGGCAGGGCGCTGATCGGCAGGCTGGAGAACGGGAGGCTGACGATCGAGGAGGTTCACCGCTTCTCTAATGATCCGGTGCAGGTGGGAAGTCATCTGCACTGGGATGTGTTGCGGCTGTACTATGAGATGAAGCAGGGTATATCGAAGGCAGCACGCAAGGAAGGGGCGTTCGAGAGCATCGCCATCGATACCTGGGCAGTGGACTTCGGGCTACTCGATGAGAATGGAGAGCTGCTGGGCAACCCATACCATTACCGCGACCATCATACCGATACGGCGATGGAGGAGGTGCTGGCGCTCGTGCCCCGGAGCGAGATCTTCGACCGGACGGGGATTCAATTTATACAGTTTAATACGATCTACCAATTGTATGCGCTGCAAAAGGCAGGCTCGGTGGCGCTCAAGCAGGCGAAGCATCTGCTCATGATTCCCGATCTGCTGCGGTATTTCCTGACGGGGGAGAAGTGGAGCGAGTTCTCCAATGCCACGACGACTCAGTTGTACAATCCGCGCCAGATGGATTGGGATTGGGAGCTGATCGATCGGTTGAAGCTGCCGCGCGAGCTGTTCGGCCGGGTCGTGCTGCCGGGTACACCTGTGGGCAGGCTTCTTCCAGCGCTGGCAGAGGAGCTTGGACTGGAGAGCTGTCCGGTCATCGCGATTGCCGAGCATGACACCGGCTCAGCGGTGGCAGCGGTGCCAGCGGATGAGGAGGACTTTGCCTACTTGAGCTGCGGCACCTGGTCGCTGATGGGGACAGAGACGAAGGAGCCGGTCATTCACGAGCAGGCGCTGGCGCTTAATTTTACCAATGAAGGCGGCGTGAACGGCACGTTCCGTCTGCTTAAGAATATTATGGGCTTGTGGATTATTCAGGAATGCCGCCGCATCTGGGAGCAGGAGGGCAAGCCGCATACGTTTGGCGAGCTGGTCGTGGAGGCGCAGCAGTCGCCATCCTTCGTCAGCATGATTGACCCGGATGACGATGCGTTCTACAATCCGGCGAATATGCCAGAGGCCATTCGTGCGTATTGCCGCCGTACAGGTCAGCCGGTGCCGGAGAGTGAGGGCGAGATCATTCGGTGCGTGATCGATAGCTTGGCGCTCAAGTACCGTTATATTCTGGAGCTGACGGAGCAGTTGACGGGCAAGCGATACAAGGGGCTTCACATGGTGGGCGGCGGCATCCAGAACAAGCTGCTCTGCCAGGCGACAGCCAGTGCGATCGGCCGCCCGGTCTGGGCGGGGCCGGTAGAGGGCAGCGCAATCGGCAATATTCTGGTACAATATATGGCACTGGGTCAAATTGCCGATATTGCGCAGGCGCGACGTATTGTACGCGATTCCTTCCCTATGGAGCAGTACGAGCCGCAGCAGACGGAGGTCTGGGCGGAAGCTTATGCAAGATTCCTTGTCTTATCGGGGCTTGCAGGCTAGAGCAGAGTACGGTGCTGCTTGACATCGACAGCCCGGTGCTGCGCCCTGTGCAGTACGAGCGCTTACGTCAAGCGCACCTGCACACTGCCGCTTAGCATTGGAAGCTACGGTGCAGCTCTGGTAATTCGGGGAAAGTGGCAATTAAATGCTAGGATCAGGTTTAGGCTTGCAGCTTAGCGCCGGATCGGATGGCGGATGAAGGATCGGACTTTGGAGCAGGAAGGCTGTATAAAGAGGTGACCTATGCTTGTAGCAGAGCGTTATGATTTCATCGTGCAGGTAGTCAATGAGAAGGGAAGCATCCGCGTGTCGGAGCTTAGCGAGCTATGCCAGGTGACGGAGGAGACGATCCGTCGTGATCTGGACAAGCTGGAGCAGGCAGGCAAGCTTCGCAGAAGCCACGGAGGCGCGGTCAGTGTCAAGGATAACCAGGCGGAGATCCCTTACTCCGAGCGGGAGATTACACATATCGAGGAGAAGAAGCGGATTGCGGCCGCTGCAGTGAGCTATATCGAGCCGCGCGACCGAATCCTGCTCGATGCGAGTACGACCGCTTGGTATATGGCTTCGATCCTGCCAGACATTCCATTGACCGTGCTGACCAATTCGGTCAAGGTCACGTTGGAGCTGAGCAGCAAGGAGAAGATTCAGGTGATCTCGACGGGCGGCATTCTGGCGCCGCGTTCGCTGTCCTACGTAGGGCCGCTTGCCGAGCGTTCGCTGGAGATGTACCATGTGGACAAAGCATTTATCTCCTGCAAGGGTGTTCATCTGGAGCGTGGCATCAGTGAATCCAATGAGCAACAGGCGCTCATCAAGAGCAAGATGGTCGGCATGGCCGAGACGGTCTTCCTGCTCGCCGACTACAGCAAGTTTGGCATCAAGGCGTTCACGCATGTCGCCCATCTGAGCGATGTTGATGTGGTCATCTCTGACGACAAGCTGGGCCTGGAGGAGCAGCGGGCATTGCAGGAGCTGCGCATGGATGTGAAGATTGCGCCGCGGGAGTAGAGGGATAAGTGGCAACGGATACGGCGCTGATTGATTGCTTATCTCGAACGACGATCATTTCAAGAGGGTGTTGCAATAGTCATCGTAGATGAACGTGAACGGCGCCTGTCAATATAGCATTACAGATAATACAGACCATCAAGCGGCCTACGTCCTGAATTCCATCGGACGGAGGCCGCTTGATTGTGCTTGCATCTTCGCCTAAGGTTCGTTATAATAATAGTAATTATTACGTTTAAGGAGATGAATGGTCATCGCTAAGAAATCGAAAGTCGTCAGAGAACAGAAGCGCCAGGCAACCGTTGCCCGTTATGCGGAGCGCAGGAAGCAATTGAAGGAGAGCAAGGATTATGAGGGCTTGAGCAAGCTGCCCCGCGATGCTTCTCCAACCCGGCTTCATAACCGTTGCCAAGTAACCGGCAGACCGCACGGCTACCTGAGCAAGTTCAAGGTATCGCGGATCGTATTTCGCGAGTTGGCTTACAAGGGCCAGATTCCAGGCATCAAAAAATCGAGCTGGTAATTATGGCGTGTCTTAGGCGTGTCTTAGAATCTTCCCTGCGAAGCTTGAAGACACTCCCTGATTGGACGGACTAGCCGTCTGCAATCCGGCTATCTATAGTTAACCACAAGCTCAACGAGGTGAGAACTACTTTGGACGCTTTTACAATTCGTCGACTTCAACATATTATGGATGGCTATATTGCCGTGAAGGTGCCTCGCGATGTTCGTTCCTCTGTGCGCCTGACCTATGAGTGGGATGGCAATCGGCTAACGCTGGTGGAGGAACGGCCAGATGCGGAGCAGCGCAAGTGGGTCGGCTCGGCGATCGCCCAGTTTCGTCTGGAGCAGGAGAAGTGGCATGTGTATGCGAAGCAGAGCAGCAGCCATTGGCATTCCGTCGCCTCGATAACGCCTCAGCCTGATTTTGAACAGCAACTGGAGCAGGTGGAGCTGGATGTGGAAGGAGTGTTCTGGGTGTCGTAGTTGCGGGAGACGGAGGTTTTTCGTATCCTGCAGCAGCAGGAAGAGAAGTCCGGCGAGCAGGCCGGTGGAAGGACAGGAACAAGAATGAGCAAAAGTAATGCCAACAGCCGTCTTCCCCGCTCCAAGGGAATCGATATGGCGACGCTGTACACTCCTAAGGAATGTGCAAAAAAGGTGAAACGGATCGTCCTCACGCCTGATAATCGGAGGATCGTGGAGGAGTTTATGACGATTATGGGGATGAAGGCGCAATTCGAGGAGCATGATGTGCCGATTCCGAACAAGCTGGTGCTGTATGGTCCGCCAGGTACGGGCAAAACGCTGACCGCATTCTACGTGGCCGCCAGGCTGGAGCTGCCGTTAATCACGGTTCGGCTGGATGCAATCATCCATAGCCACCTCGGGGAGACTGGCAGCAATATGCGCAAGATTTTTGATTATGCCAAGGGAGCGCCGTGTGTGCTGTTTCTGGATGAATTCGACGCGATCGCCAGAACGCGCGAGACGAATGATGAGGTGAAGGAGATGGCGCGTGCGGTGAACTCGCTGCTGCAATGTCTGGATGAGTTCGATTGCGACAGCATCCTGATCGCGGCGACCAACCTCGAAGCGGAGCTGGATCAGGCGGTCTGGCGGCGATTCGATACGAAGATGACCTATGGCATGCCGGATGAGACCAGCAGACAACAATTCATCGCCCGCCTTGTCGGTGAATTCGCCCATGAGGATGGGCTTCAGCAACAGGCGGCGGATATGCTCACGGGCAGCAGCTTTGCCGATATGGAGCAGATTGTGCTCAAGGCCAAACGCAAGGCGATCATCGACAGCCGTCCAATGTGCTGGACACATATGGAGGAAGCCTATCGGGAATATCATCCGATGGGGGTCATTGCTCATTCGTGAATAATAGTAAAAATTACTAATTAAAACAATCAAAGCGAACAAGCTTAACGATAAGGGCGAGCCAGCAACGGAGAGAATGCAGCAATGACCAGGCCCTGCGGGATCATCCATCCAGGCACCTTCTCTTTGTTCGCCAATTTGTAGTGGAGGAGAGAAGTGGACATGTATGATGTTCTCATCATCGGTGGAGGAGCGGCAGGGATTGGCATGGGCTGCGCGTTGCAGCATGCGGGTGTGGAGCGTTTTGCGATATTGGAGCGGGGGGAGATCGGCTCTTCGTTCCTCATGTGGCCGCGGGACATGCGGATGATTACGCCATCCTTTACGAGCAATGCCTATGGCATGATGGATCTGAACGCCATCGCGCTGAGCACTTCTCCTGCGTATACGCTCGGAACAGAGCATCCAACAGGCGAGGAATATGCGAACTATCTGCATGCCGTCGCGTCGTTTAAGCAACTGCCGGTGCAGACCGGGGTGGAGGTGGACGCTGTCGAGCCGCTGCAGGAAGGCGGCTTCGAGCTGCGCACCTCACAAGGCGTGATGCGCAGCCGCTATGTCATCTGGGCAGCGGGAGAGTTCCAGTATCCGCGCTTGAACAGCTTTCCCGGTGCAGACCATGCGATTCATAATAGCCTGATTGCTGAGTGGCAGGAGGTAGAGGGCGATGAGGTAGTCATCATTGGCGGCTATGAGAGCGGAGCCGATGCGGCGATTCATCTGAGCAGGCTCGGGAAGCGAGTGACATTGATTGACCGCAATGGCCGTTGGCTGCACAAGGGGAGCAGCGACCCAAGCGTCGAGCTGTCGCCTTATACGAAGGATCGGCTGAAGGCTGTGCCGGACGGCGCGATCAAGCTGATGGCAGGCTGTGAGGTGAAATGGATCGAGCAAGAGGCTAATGGTGGAGGATACCTCATCTATTGCGAGGACGTGGAAGGCGGGAGCCTCATGATTCGATCGAGCCATCGACCCATTCTGGCTACCGGCTTCAGAGGCAGTCTCTCGATCGTCGAGCATCTGTTCGAGCAGGATGAGAACGGAGTGACGCGGCTGACAGGGCAGGATGAATCGACGAAGATGCCGGGGCTGTTCGTCTCTGGCCCAAGCGTGACGCACGGCTCGCTGCTATTCTGCTTCATCTATAAGTTCCGGCAGCGCTTCGGCGTTGTCGCGGAAGCGATCGTCACCCGACTCGGGCTGGATACCCAGCCGCTGGAGGCGTATCGCGAGCAGGGCATGATGCTGACCGATCTGAGCTGCTGCGGTGAGGATTGCACATGCTGACACGACCGCTTGAAGAGCCGCAGACAGCCGTGCTGCTTGGCTTCGAGTCGTCGGGCAAATCGGCGCTGTTTCGCGGGCTGACTGGAGAGGCGACAGGCTCGGAAGCGAACTTTCGCGGCTCGACGGTGCGCACTCGGACAGCTAGACTGACCGATGAGCTAGAGCTGGCGGATGTGCCCGGCATTCGGCTGCAGGATGACAGCCGCACGACGCAGGAGGCAGTCCGTGCAGTCACCACGGCTGACATCCTCGTGTTGGTCGTCCGCGCTACACATGCAGCAACGGAGCTGCCGCTGCTGCTGGACTCGGTGCAGCTGGAAGGGAAGCGGGCATTGCTCGTACTGACCTTCGCGGACAAGATGTCCGCCGATCCAGCGGAGGTGGCGCACTACTATCGCGATTGGCTGGGCATCCCCGTCCGCATCGCGGATGCCCGCCGTCTGACGGATGCGCTGCGCACGGAGCTGCTGCTGTCGCTGCCTCTCGCCAAGCCGATTCGCCCCAAGGCCAAGGCACTGCTGAAGCCGGATTTCCCTGCCGCGGCTCCACAGTCGACCCTATTCGAGCACCCGCTGTGGGGCCGACCCTTGTCGCTGCTGCTGACGGTGCTGCTGTTCGCGGCTCCGGTGCTGCTGGCCTATCAGTTGTCCTCATGGCTGCAGCCGATCATCGACGAGCGGGCTATCGACCCGTTCAAATCACTGCTTGCTGGCACTGATCCGCTGTTGCAGCAGCTGCTTGTTGGCGATTACGGCATCATCAGCCTCGGCTGGTATTCGTTTCTGTGGGCGTTCCCAGTCGTGTTGCTGCTGGGCGTTAGTGTTGCGCTCGCGGAGGAGAGCGGCGTCAAGGATCGGATCACCGACTCGCTGGATGGCTGGATGCGCCGCATCGGACTGAACGGACGCGATCTCATTCCGGTGCTGTCGGGCTTCGGCTGCAATGTAGTGGCTGTCTTCCAGAGCCGTGCATGCAGTGCATGTACCCGCCAATCCTGCGTGTCGCTGATTGCTTATGGCTCCGCGTGCAGCTACCAGATCGGAGCCTCGCTATCGGTGTTCGGCGCCGCCGGTCATCCTTGGCTGGCCGTGCCGTATGTGGCACTGCTCGGGGGAGTTGGCGCACTGCACACGCGGCTGTGGAATCGATCGGCAAGCTCGGCAAGCCGTCTGGCTGAACCGGTCTATGCCTCGCGAACCTTCCTTCAGTTGCCAGGATTGCGTGCTGTACGATGGCGTGTTCGTACCGTTATTCGGCAATTTGTACTTCAGGCCATGCCGATCTTTCTCGGCATCTGCCTGCTGGCTACGGTGCTTCAGTTGACAGGTAT contains:
- a CDS encoding sensory rhodopsin transducer, with the translated sequence MQVQAKGVKLWVIPDCYIPEVSSGELESHESICVLNCSPEDALLHITIYFEDREPLERIPVYVPARRTKHIRTSSLKKEDQTIPKGVPYAAEVESDIPVYVQYSRLDSTQAENALMTTMAFPIS
- the rhaI gene encoding L-rhamnose isomerase; this translates as MTDKAYTLFEEQQQARGINLEDVKAAIKGLKIETPSWGYGDSGTRFKVFQKNGVPRSPFEKFEDAAQVHRYTGACPAVAIHIPWDKTEDYGKLRSHAESLGVTIGAVNPNLFQEDEYMLGSVTHTDAAVRRKATEHLLECVDIAKETGSRDLSLWFADGTNYPGQGHIRQRKAWMREALAEMYKALTPQMRMLIEYKTFEPAFYHTDLADWGMALSLANKLGPQAQVLVDTGHHAQGINVEHIVAFLIDEHNLGGFHFNARKYADDDLIVGTMNPHELFLIFYQIIEASRDSDAAIRETVGNIAYMIDQSHNIERKIPAMIRSIMNVQTQFAKAQLINLDEVREAQLAGDVLAAEDAVRRAFEFDVTPLLHAVREEIGVPVDPMKAYLASGYEASIAHRGKGGASW
- the rhaB gene encoding rhamnulokinase; protein product: MSVLAFDLGASSGRALIGRLENGRLTIEEVHRFSNDPVQVGSHLHWDVLRLYYEMKQGISKAARKEGAFESIAIDTWAVDFGLLDENGELLGNPYHYRDHHTDTAMEEVLALVPRSEIFDRTGIQFIQFNTIYQLYALQKAGSVALKQAKHLLMIPDLLRYFLTGEKWSEFSNATTTQLYNPRQMDWDWELIDRLKLPRELFGRVVLPGTPVGRLLPALAEELGLESCPVIAIAEHDTGSAVAAVPADEEDFAYLSCGTWSLMGTETKEPVIHEQALALNFTNEGGVNGTFRLLKNIMGLWIIQECRRIWEQEGKPHTFGELVVEAQQSPSFVSMIDPDDDAFYNPANMPEAIRAYCRRTGQPVPESEGEIIRCVIDSLALKYRYILELTEQLTGKRYKGLHMVGGGIQNKLLCQATASAIGRPVWAGPVEGSAIGNILVQYMALGQIADIAQARRIVRDSFPMEQYEPQQTEVWAEAYARFLVLSGLAG
- a CDS encoding DeoR/GlpR family DNA-binding transcription regulator, with product MLVAERYDFIVQVVNEKGSIRVSELSELCQVTEETIRRDLDKLEQAGKLRRSHGGAVSVKDNQAEIPYSEREITHIEEKKRIAAAAVSYIEPRDRILLDASTTAWYMASILPDIPLTVLTNSVKVTLELSSKEKIQVISTGGILAPRSLSYVGPLAERSLEMYHVDKAFISCKGVHLERGISESNEQQALIKSKMVGMAETVFLLADYSKFGIKAFTHVAHLSDVDVVISDDKLGLEEQRALQELRMDVKIAPRE
- the rpsN gene encoding 30S ribosomal protein S14 — its product is MAKKSKVVREQKRQATVARYAERRKQLKESKDYEGLSKLPRDASPTRLHNRCQVTGRPHGYLSKFKVSRIVFRELAYKGQIPGIKKSSW
- a CDS encoding DUF3024 domain-containing protein, whose translation is MDAFTIRRLQHIMDGYIAVKVPRDVRSSVRLTYEWDGNRLTLVEERPDAEQRKWVGSAIAQFRLEQEKWHVYAKQSSSHWHSVASITPQPDFEQQLEQVELDVEGVFWVS
- a CDS encoding AAA family ATPase is translated as MSKSNANSRLPRSKGIDMATLYTPKECAKKVKRIVLTPDNRRIVEEFMTIMGMKAQFEEHDVPIPNKLVLYGPPGTGKTLTAFYVAARLELPLITVRLDAIIHSHLGETGSNMRKIFDYAKGAPCVLFLDEFDAIARTRETNDEVKEMARAVNSLLQCLDEFDCDSILIAATNLEAELDQAVWRRFDTKMTYGMPDETSRQQFIARLVGEFAHEDGLQQQAADMLTGSSFADMEQIVLKAKRKAIIDSRPMCWTHMEEAYREYHPMGVIAHS
- a CDS encoding NAD(P)/FAD-dependent oxidoreductase — encoded protein: MYDVLIIGGGAAGIGMGCALQHAGVERFAILERGEIGSSFLMWPRDMRMITPSFTSNAYGMMDLNAIALSTSPAYTLGTEHPTGEEYANYLHAVASFKQLPVQTGVEVDAVEPLQEGGFELRTSQGVMRSRYVIWAAGEFQYPRLNSFPGADHAIHNSLIAEWQEVEGDEVVIIGGYESGADAAIHLSRLGKRVTLIDRNGRWLHKGSSDPSVELSPYTKDRLKAVPDGAIKLMAGCEVKWIEQEANGGGYLIYCEDVEGGSLMIRSSHRPILATGFRGSLSIVEHLFEQDENGVTRLTGQDESTKMPGLFVSGPSVTHGSLLFCFIYKFRQRFGVVAEAIVTRLGLDTQPLEAYREQGMMLTDLSCCGEDCTC
- a CDS encoding nucleoside recognition domain-containing protein produces the protein MLTRPLEEPQTAVLLGFESSGKSALFRGLTGEATGSEANFRGSTVRTRTARLTDELELADVPGIRLQDDSRTTQEAVRAVTTADILVLVVRATHAATELPLLLDSVQLEGKRALLVLTFADKMSADPAEVAHYYRDWLGIPVRIADARRLTDALRTELLLSLPLAKPIRPKAKALLKPDFPAAAPQSTLFEHPLWGRPLSLLLTVLLFAAPVLLAYQLSSWLQPIIDERAIDPFKSLLAGTDPLLQQLLVGDYGIISLGWYSFLWAFPVVLLLGVSVALAEESGVKDRITDSLDGWMRRIGLNGRDLIPVLSGFGCNVVAVFQSRACSACTRQSCVSLIAYGSACSYQIGASLSVFGAAGHPWLAVPYVALLGGVGALHTRLWNRSASSASRLAEPVYASRTFLQLPGLRAVRWRVRTVIRQFVLQAMPIFLGICLLATVLQLTGIMAGLSRAAEPLLQWFHLPAEAAGGVIFSILRKDGLLVLNQGEGDLLASLSAGQVLVLVYLASTLTACLVTLWTVRKELGWAFAGKLAGKQAATSLISTMLLALLMSR